The DNA region CGCTCGGTGTCGGTGTCCTCGATGCGCAGGATGAAGGTGCCCCCGGTGTGGCGGGCGAACAGCCAGTTGAACAGGGCGGCGCGGGCGCTGCCGACATGGAGGAACCCCGTGGGCGACGGGGCGAAGCGCACCCGCGGCCGGCCGCCGCCGGCGGCGGCCTCGGGGGCCACCGGGGCTACTCGTCCTCGACGAGCGTGATCGCCCCCGTCGGGCAGTTGTTGGCGGACATCCGCACCTTGTCCCACAACTCGGGAGCGGGGTTCTCGTCGAGGACGTAGAGGAACCCGTCGTCGCGCACCTCGAACACCTCGGGTGCGATGCCCATGCACACGGCGTTGGACGCGCACACGTCGTAGTCCACGACCACCTTCATGGGACGCACCTCCGTTTCGCCTGCGCTCCCCACCCCCACGGTGGGCGCCACGCGGGCGTGCTCGACGGGAACCGGCTGGGAACGACAGGCAGTGTAGTGGTGGGCGCCGGGCGCCCCGGGACGGGCGGCGGCGACCCGGCCGAGGGCGGCGGGCTCAGGGCTTGTCGGTGCCGAGGACCCACATGGAGAAGAACTGGGAACCGCCGCCGTAGGCGTGCCCGAGGGCCCGGCGGACGTTCTCCACCTGGTGCTCGCCGGCCTGGCCCCGCGCCTGCATGGCCGCCTCCAGGAACCGCAGCATCCCCGAGGCGCCGATGGGGTTCGACGACAGCACGCCCCCCGAGCAGTTCCAGGGGATGTCGCCGCCGTCGAGGGCGGTGGCGCCGGCGTCGGTGAGCTTCCACCCCTCACCCTCCTCGGCGAACCCGAGGCTCTCGAGCCACATCGGCTCGTACCACGAGAAGGGCACGTACACCTCGGCCACGTCGATCTGGCCCCGGGGGTCGGTGATGCCCGCCTGGCGGTAGACGTCCGCCGCGCAGTCCTTGCTCGCCTGCGGGTTCACCTGGTCGCGCCCGGCGAACATGGTCGGCTCCGAACGCATGGCCATACCGTGGATCCACGCCGGCGGGGCACCCGACGCCGAGGTTCCCGCCACGCGCTCGGAGGCCAGGACCATGGCGGCCGCCCCGTCCGAGGAGGGGCACGTCTCCAGGTAGCGGATCGGGTCCCACAGCATGATGGAGTCCTTCACCATGTCGAAGGAGATGTCCTCGATGTGCAGGTGGGCGTAGGGGTTCTTGAGCGCCTGCAGGCGGTCTTTCACCGCCACCAGGATGCCGATGTGGTCGGGGGCGCCCGAGCGGCGCATGTAGGCGCGGATGATGGGGGCGAAGAACCCCCCCGCTCCGGCCAGCAGGGGCGCCGAGAAGGGCTGGGGCACGGACAGCGCCCACATGGCGTCGGAGTCCGACTGCTTCTCGAAGGCCACGGTGAGGACCCGCTCGTGGCGGCCCGACGCGACCAGGTGGGCGGCCACGATGGCGGTGGACCCGCCGACGGAGCCGGCGGTGTGCACCCGGAGCATGGGCTTGCCCACCGCACCCAGCGCCGGGGCCAGGTACAGCTCGGGCATCATGACGCCCTCGAACATGTCGGGCGCCTTGCCGATGACGACGGCGTCGATGTCGCCCCAGTCCATGCCGGCGTCCTCGAGGGCGCGCGCCGCTGCCTCGCGGACGAGGCCGGCGATGGAGACGTCCTCGCGCTTCGCCGCGTGCTTCGTCTGGCCCACCCCGATGACGGCGCACCGTTCGGCCATCACGCCCCCTTCCCGCCGGCGGGGGCCGGCTCGGCCGCCAACGCGCACACCAGGTTCTGCTGCAGGCACGGACCGGAGGTGGCGTGGGCGATCGCGGTGGCGGCGCTGCCGTCCATGATGCGCGACGCGGCCTCGCCGATGCGCACCAGGCCGGCCACCATGAGCGCGTTGGCGGCCAACGCCCCGCCCGACGGGTTCACGGCCACGCCGTCGGAGAGGCGCAGGGCATCGCGC from Acidimicrobiales bacterium includes:
- a CDS encoding ferredoxin, whose product is MKVVVDYDVCASNAVCMGIAPEVFEVRDDGFLYVLDENPAPELWDKVRMSANNCPTGAITLVEDE
- a CDS encoding thiolase domain-containing protein, which gives rise to MAERCAVIGVGQTKHAAKREDVSIAGLVREAAARALEDAGMDWGDIDAVVIGKAPDMFEGVMMPELYLAPALGAVGKPMLRVHTAGSVGGSTAIVAAHLVASGRHERVLTVAFEKQSDSDAMWALSVPQPFSAPLLAGAGGFFAPIIRAYMRRSGAPDHIGILVAVKDRLQALKNPYAHLHIEDISFDMVKDSIMLWDPIRYLETCPSSDGAAAMVLASERVAGTSASGAPPAWIHGMAMRSEPTMFAGRDQVNPQASKDCAADVYRQAGITDPRGQIDVAEVYVPFSWYEPMWLESLGFAEEGEGWKLTDAGATALDGGDIPWNCSGGVLSSNPIGASGMLRFLEAAMQARGQAGEHQVENVRRALGHAYGGGSQFFSMWVLGTDKP